cattgtgatgtcataaagagGAGAATACAGagtgcattgtgatgtcataaagagGAGAGTTGTTTACTGATGTTACTCGCTTACTTGCTTTGTCATAAGACCTACGAGCGCTGGTGGTGAAACATCAGAGACTCAGTCTTatcgatttttgaattttttcttactttttatcgTTATTTCAAAACTATAATTATGTCAAAAGAAGAGAAAGATACTAAGATAACAATTAAtgaaacagaagaagaaaaagactaTTCTGGCGAGAGGAAGGCCGGCCGGGTCCTGCCTATATTCATCATTGGACTCCTTGCTACCTGctattatatatttgtggtgGAGCTGTGCATATTCACTGTACAGTTATTAGAGGCAAAGGTGACTTTCCTGGTGATTTTCCACCTTTTGTTCCTCCTGTGCGTGTGGTGCTATCTCCGGACTGTTATGATGCCTCCCGTTGTCCCTCCTGAAAAATTCCGCCCATCGGAGTCTGACAAGCAGCTGTACCTGAGTGATGAGAGGCCACAAGTGCTGCAGGAGATCCTCATTCGTACGGCTAAAGACTTGCCTATTTATACTAAGGATCCAAAAGGAGATGTTCGGTACTGTGCCACATGCCAAATGTTAAAGCCAGACAGGTGCCACCATTGCCCAGTGTGTAACGTCTGTATACTGAAACTGGATCATCACTGCGTATTTCTAAACAACTGTGTGGGATTCTCCAACTACAAGTTCTTCCTCCTGTGCCTGACGTATGCAATGCTATTGTGCATATTCACTAGTGCAGTGTCGCTTCATTTCTCCATACTATTCTGGACTCATCAGCTGCCCAACAGCCCATCCAAAGTCCCCATCATTGTGCTGTTCTGCCTGACCACAATCTTCTCTATAATCCTATTTCTATTTTGCCTTGGTCAGTCTGAACTGGCTTTAACAAATGTAACTTCTAGAGAGGAAAATGATAACATAGCTGATGACACAACTGAGGAGAATAATCCC
The genomic region above belongs to Xenopus laevis strain J_2021 chromosome 5L, Xenopus_laevis_v10.1, whole genome shotgun sequence and contains:
- the LOC121393953 gene encoding palmitoyltransferase ZDHHC20-A-like — protein: MSKEEKDTKITINETEEEKDYSGERKAGRVLPIFIIGLLATCYYIFVVELCIFTVQLLEAKVTFLVIFHLLFLLCVWCYLRTVMMPPVVPPEKFRPSESDKQLYLSDERPQVLQEILIRTAKDLPIYTKDPKGDVRYCATCQMLKPDRCHHCPVCNVCILKLDHHCVFLNNCVGFSNYKFFLLCLTYAMLLCIFTSAVSLHFSILFWTHQLPNSPSKVPIIVLFCLTTIFSIILFLFCLGQSELALTNVTSREENDNIADDTTEENNPYNLGFSKNLREVFGNEKKYWFLPIFSSLGDGFSFPMGEATEDIEKNAAFAKPPNEGI